A segment of the Corylus avellana chromosome ca2, CavTom2PMs-1.0 genome:
AATATTTCACTGTTTTAGATTTATCACTTCTAAGTGAACACGGACAAAGATTGTCTCCTTTCCTCTTTTTTGTTTACTGGATGAGACATTGAATGCAGATCTAAATACATTACATGTTCATTTTcccaaattatctttttttctttttttgctttctttttttgcataccatagaattgtgttttttttccccGCCCATACTGTCACAAGAGATTGTGTCTAAACAAATGAGTTTAGCCTTATGTGTAGATTTTTCAGGTCaagaaattttcttcttttttatttttatttttttctgcaaATACTGAATCCCTTATTATCTTCTTGAATCTAGTCCGGACCTGATGAGAGGAGTATTCCTGGGAACACTATAGCTGTTAATGCAGAGATGCCATTTGGTGGGTTGACAACTTTTGGAGGAGCATTCCTATCAAAATTTGAGTGTTCTCAAATGCCTCATCCTGTGAGTAATAAATTGACAAGTATTTCTCGatgattgtaatttaattaacatttatccaaatatatttattataaatattatccTCATCACTTAAAGAAGCTAATCTTTTCCCCTTGTGCTTATAGTTGTTAGATCAAATTACACTTGTAGACACTCCAGGAGTTCTATCTGGAGAAAAGCAACGAACACAAAGGAGTTATGATTTCACTGGTGTTATATCATGGTTTGCAGCAAAATGTGAtcttattcttcttttatttgatcCCCATAAACTTGATATCAGTGATGAGTTCAAACGTGTCATTTCATCTCTACGCGGTAACGATGACAAGATCCGTGTTGTTCTAAATAAAGCTGACCAAGTTGATACCCAACAAGTAAGATATGTGCTCTTTCATTTTGTCATTTGCTGTCTAGTCTTTTTGTTGGCATCATTTGATAAGTTCAATCTGACTTGCTTGTATGTTGATGTCATATGATTTAAGCTGATGAGAGTTTATGGGGCATTGATGTGGTCACTTGGAAAAGTTTTAAATACTCCAGAGGTTGTGCGTGTTTATATTGGGTaggttatttcttttttgtatgtATGTTTCTAGAACCTTCACTTCAATATTCTGGAGTTGAagtctttctttcttgctttgcAGCTCATTCAATGACAAGCCAGTTGATGAGGCAGCTGTGGGCCCAATAGGGCGGGATCTTTTTGAGAAAGAACAAGATGATCTCCttgcagatttgattgatattccAAAGAAGGCTTGTGACCGTCGAGTATGCTATCActaatccttttttttctttaatcccATTTGTTAGATTTACATGCTAATTAACTTAGTCTGATTGCCCATATTGTAGATCAATGAATTTGTAAAACGTGCTAGAGCTGCTAAGATTCATGCCTATATAATCAGTCATCTCAAGAAGGAGATGCCTGCCATGATGGGCAAAGCTAAGACCCAACAACGACTTACTGATAATCTGGAAAATGAATTTGGAAaggtctctctctttctctctcttaatttctctCTTGTTATGTCTCTCTTGTGCATGCAAAGTATGATTTTGGGTTGTGCAAAATAGGTCCAGAGGGAGTTCCATCTTCCCGCGGGCGACTTTCCAAATGTCGAGCACTTCAGGGAGGTGTTGAATGGTTATAGCATcgacaaatttgagaaattgaaGCCTAAAATGATTCAAGCGGTAGATGATATGCTTGGATATGAAATCCCAGAACTATTGAAGAATTTCAGAAACCCTTATGACTAAAAATGTTCTTACTTGTGTGGTACTCTAAGGAAAAGAGTTgaaatagtttattattattattattattatatgctATGTAGCAAACTTGTGCAGATCAATTGTTCTATGTTTCGGGTTCTGATGTGTATTGTTTTTGTCTAGTATTTTTGAGAGTTGCATGTTGAAATGCATCTTTAAGGGGAATTGAGGATTGTTGGGATCTTTgtaccttgattttttttttatttatctttttccttATATCTCCTGTATTCATTTCCTTAGTATTggattgaaaataaaaatgttaatggaaagagaaaagttaggggtattaaattttttatcaagaaaaatattatgaaGATGGAAGCTTATTGATAGGTGAGGGACTATGTCTTATGAAGTTAAGgtcattaattcaaatttttctttttttcttatgttgacatgtcaaaaaaaatatatatatatatatagataagagataatgaaaataattaatataaaagttaTTATGTGTATCGATAAATAAGCTTTCCGTTAttttagtattgttttttaataaaaatttgatattcGTGGCATTTTTTTAACTGAAATGTGAACACTTTAGCAGCGACAACAACGCAAAAGCAAACCAATGAGACATTTAGGGTTCGTTTGATAAATGGTTTTGACATGATTTCAGcataatactatttattttacttttttatttttttaacattctcttaatatttatatcacattaatcattttttattactatttaaataaaaaaattattttaaaataaatttcttttatttttttataccaaatattcttattcttttacttttttctttaattttt
Coding sequences within it:
- the LOC132170652 gene encoding EH domain-containing protein 2-like; protein product: MEIGSGPIASCSKDDQKIYQEWFNLADSDGDGRITGNDATKFFAMSKLSRSELKQVWAIADSKRQGFLGFTEFITAMQLASLAQAGHELTPDIIKTAADIENIKPPLMEGLDNLVAKTKALTINGHLEVNGNVQPQPPSTQWFGSKSAKKLPPNAVTSIIDGLNRLYIEKLKPLEVTYRFNDFVSPLMTHSDFDAKPMVMLLGQYSTGKTTFIKHLLRCNYPGAHIGPEPTTDRFVVVMSGPDERSIPGNTIAVNAEMPFGGLTTFGGAFLSKFECSQMPHPLLDQITLVDTPGVLSGEKQRTQRSYDFTGVISWFAAKCDLILLLFDPHKLDISDEFKRVISSLRGNDDKIRVVLNKADQVDTQQLMRVYGALMWSLGKVLNTPEVVRVYIGSFNDKPVDEAAVGPIGRDLFEKEQDDLLADLIDIPKKACDRRINEFVKRARAAKIHAYIISHLKKEMPAMMGKAKTQQRLTDNLENEFGKVQREFHLPAGDFPNVEHFREVLNGYSIDKFEKLKPKMIQAVDDMLGYEIPELLKNFRNPYD